One part of the Amphiura filiformis chromosome 5, Afil_fr2py, whole genome shotgun sequence genome encodes these proteins:
- the LOC140151893 gene encoding monocarboxylate transporter 13-like: MLGQHHKDSRLAWVVAFGAHLCKLLHDGLLKSFGVMLPSLSSEFNTSNWVVGLSISLMIVVGGLFAVIANPFLKRFQPRLLLIVFAILIFIGFILCAFSSSWTTFSIALIVVIGIPLRLSWYLMLTSLADYFEKHYTVANSIAYLGSSVALVIFAPLTQYLLNTYGLKGTLLVLGSISLHVSICGAVLKSSKSYQNITYSSDSNEENNFTSYIWKVVKEIFDTKLFVQPLFLAMLAAEFGTQYCFAGWVIYLVSYATSIGLSPYYATTLSASGGAGSFIGTLAISLIFKITDNTVYVFMSFLAIAGFSLLIYPLSSSFPILVAASFVFGMAVNACMVACMVLAKSLEGHQSSIVAWIICASSFGRLLAGFLTGWIRDVTGSYIISFMILGGVMLSSTCVFAVLACIGITKRTS; encoded by the exons ATGTTAG GGCAACATCACAAAGACAGCAGACTCGCGTGGGTCGTGGCGTTTGGTGCACACTTGTGTAAACTTTTACATGACGGACTTTTAAAGTCATTCGGAGTTATGTTGCCGAGTCTTTCATCCGAATTTAATACCAGTAATTGGGTTGTTGGACTCTCCATATCACTCATGATAGTAGTTGGAGGCTTATTCG CTGTGATCGCTAACCCTTTTCTGAAACGATTTCAACCACGATTGCTTCTAATTGTGTTCGCCATTCTGATCTTCATTGGATTCATCCTGTGTGCTTTCTCATCAAGCTGGACAACTTTTTCAATCGCATTGATAGTTGTTATAG GTATACCACTGAGGTTATCCTGGTACCTAATGCTTACCAGTTTGGCAGACTATTTTGAGAAACATTATACAGTTGCTAATAGCATTGCCTACCTTGGATCTTCTGTAGCTCTGGTAATATTTGCTCCTTTGACACAATATCTTCTTAACACCTATGGATTGAAGGGGACGCTGCTGGTTTTAGGAAGCATATCTTTGCATGTTTCAATTTGTGGTGCAGTTTTGAAATCGTCCAAAAGTtaccaaaatataacatattcTTCAGATTCAAATGAAGAGAACAATTTCACGAGCTACATATGGAAAGTTGTCAAAGAAATATTTGATACCAAGTTGTTCGTACAACCACTGTTTCTTGCGATGCTAGCAGCTGAATTTGGCACCCAATACTGTTTTGCTGGGTGGGTGATATACCTTGTGTCATACGCAACATCAATTGGTTTGTCACCATATTATGCTACAACATTATCTGCGTCGGGTGGTGCCGGATCATTTATTGGAACATTGGCAATTAGCTTAATCTTCAAAATAACCGACAACACCGTTTATGTATTTATGTCATTTCTTGCAATCGCCGGCTTTTCACTTCTGATATACCCTTTAAGCAGCTCATTTCCAATACTTGTTGCAGCGTCATTTGTATTTGGAATGGCTGTAAATGCATGTATGGTGGCCTGTATGGTTTTGGCAAAATCTTTGGAAGGACACCAGAGCAGCATTGTAGCCTGGATAATTTGTGCTTCATCATTTGGTCGCCTGTTGGCTGGTTTCCTAACTG GTTGGATCCGTGACGTCACAGGTAGTTACATAATTTCATTCATGATTCTTGGAGGTGTCATGTTATCGTCAACGTGTGTATTTGCTGTATTAGCTTGTATTGGCATTACCAAACGGACATCGTGA